In Vigna angularis cultivar LongXiaoDou No.4 chromosome 8, ASM1680809v1, whole genome shotgun sequence, one DNA window encodes the following:
- the LOC128193683 gene encoding uncharacterized protein LOC128193683 produces the protein MAPRLPPPPQPNEPDASNNSRLLESVIERLQQQNTTLMEQNATLMQQNQAAMQSLEASRANSETTQRQLMEILAATRGTLGASSSNAAQPTAEWSLESFLQHHPAKFSGKCLPDEADQWLGDIEKIFNAKRCPDANRLAYAEYLLTGEASHWWASARALLMDAQIPITWEVFRRKFYEEYFPDSVRFAKEVEFLQLVQGGMSISEYTNKFKHLVRFNTMATNEEWQCRKFENGLRSDLKVLISSLCIRTFPAMVERAKVLEKNMTEAEKHKKQQQVSRGPIVSRGNVTPRRAPYARPNQPSNASGSQALVPVGRAGQYGNVTCFQCGGPHYRSSCPQLVGVKYCNRCGETDIWKMSVTWVDGQ, from the coding sequence ATGGCACCTAGATTGCCTCCCCCTCCTCAACCGAATGAACCTGATGCTTCCAACAACTCTAGATTGTTGGAGAGCGTCATTGAGAGActccaacaacaaaataccACTCTCATGGAACAAAACGCCACCCTGATGCAGCAAAACCAAGCTGCTATGCAGAGTCTGGAGGCCTCTCGTGCAAATTCTGAAACCACGCAGAGGCAGTTGATGGAGATACTTGCAGCAACCAGAGGTACGCTTGGAGCATCCTCTTCAAACGCTGCTCAACCGACTGCagagtggagtttggagagcTTCCTGCAGCATCACCCAGCTAAGTTCAGTGGGAAGTGCCTCCCTGATGAGGCTGATCAGTGGCTGGGAGACATAGAGAAGATCTTCAACGCCAAACGATGTCCAGATGCAAACAGATTGGCGTACGCTGAATATCTATTGACTGGAGAGGCgagccactggtgggcgagcgCAAGAGCTCTCCTGATGGACGCTCAGATTCCTATCACTTGGGAGGTGTTTAGGAGaaagttttatgaagaatattttccGGATAGCGTCCGGTTTGCAAAGGAGGTGGAATTTCTTCAGTTGGTCCAAGGAGGGATGTCTATTTCTGAATATACGAACAAGTTCAAACACTTGGTTCGTTTCAACACGATGGCAACAAATGAGGAGTGGCAGTGCCGTAAGTTTGAAAACGGACTGCGGAGTGACTTGAAGGTTTTGATCTCCAGCTTGTGTATACGGACGTTTCCTGCCATGGTTGAGAGGGCCAAGGTTTTAGAGAAGAACATGACAGAAGCGGAGAAGCACAAGAAGCAACAACAAGTGAGTAGAGGACCTATAGTTTCCAGGGGCAATGTTACTCCAAGAAGAGCCCCGTACGCTCGTCCAAACCAGCCATCTAATGCGAGCGGTTCTCAAGCCTTAGTTCCTGTTGGACGAGCTGGACAGTATGGGAATGTTACGTGTTtccagtgtggaggaccacactacCGTTCGTCCTGTCCTCAACTGGTGGGAGTGAAGTACTGTAATCGTTGTGGCGAAACGGACATTTGGAAAATGAGTGTAACATGGGTGGACGGGCAATGA
- the LOC128193685 gene encoding F-box/kelch-repeat protein At3g23880-like, with the protein MENTSVAQKCHNHLPDDLTFLILVKLPLKSLKRFGSLCKSWALLFENSLFVDLFHTNFISNHNSFYDDTSIILCLKEIDTETNHKPSFFLLSGERFQNVDKLNWPNPLKGCFPELNFLGSSSVNGILCFFIHQNHSVYLWNPTTGELKVIPHSPVEYLPLDACVRVRCLGFGYDGIQDDYKVIRSVQPEEVIPEYGYNKWDYTHLFEIYSIRSNSWRKLKIDITPAVYGIEYGVDGKFYFDGMCHWLCRIDGDRSWDPCLVSFDMRNETYYTTPTPLDIPLDICDNFNRG; encoded by the exons ATGGAGAACACGTCTGTGGCCCAAAAGTGTCATAATCACTTACCTGATGATCTGACATTCTTGATTCTTGTCAAACTTCCTTTGAAATCTCTTAAGAGATTTGGAAGCCTATGTAAATCATGGGCCCTCTTGTTTGAAAATTCACTTTTCGTAGATCTCTTTCATACTAATTTCATATCTAATCATAATTCCTTCTATGATGATACATCTATCATTCTATGTCTCAAAGAAATTGACACAGAAACTAATCATAAGCCCTCCTTCTTTTTACTTTCTGGTGAGAGGTTTCAAAACGTCGACAAATTAAACTGGCCAAATCCACTAAAGGGTTGTTTTCCTGAATTGAATTTTTTGGGTTCTTCTAGTGTTAATGGAATTCTTTGCTTTTTCATCCATCAGAACCACTCTGTATATTTATGGAATCCAACTACTGGTGAATTAAAGGTCATTCCTCATAGTCCAGTTGAGTATTTACCACTTGATGCCTGTGTTAGAGTGAGATGTTTGGGTTTTGGTTATGATGGCATTCAAGATGATTATAAGGTGATTAGAAGTGTGCAACCTGAAGAAGTTATACCGGAATATGGTTACAATAAATGGGATTACACACACTTATTTGAGATTTATAGCATAAGAAGTAACTCTTGGAGaaaacttaaaattgatatcacTCCTGCAGTGTATGGAATTGAGTATGGAGTTGATGGTAAATTTTACTTTGACGGAATGTGTCATTGGTTATGTCGAATTGATGGTGATCGCTCCTGGGATCCATGCTTGGTGTCATTTGACATGAGGAATGAGACATATTATACAACTCCCACACCTTTAGACATACCTTTAGACATATGTGATAATTTTAATAGAG GTTGA
- the LOC128193684 gene encoding uncharacterized protein LOC128193684, whose amino-acid sequence MAPRLPPPPQPNEPDASNNSRLLESVIERLQQQNTTLMEQNATLMQQNQAVMQSLEASRANSETTQRQLMEILAATRGTLGASSSNAAQPTAEWSLESFLQHHPAKFSGKCLPDEADQWLGDIEKIFNAKRCPDANRLAYAEYLLTGEASHWWASARALLMDAQIPITWEVFRRKFYEEYFPDSVRFAKEVEFLQLVQGGMSISEYTNKFKHLVRFNTMATNEEWQCRKFENGLRSDLKVLISSLCIRTFPAMVERAKVLEKNMTEAEKHKKQQQVSRGPIVSRGNVTPRRAPYARPNQPSNASGSQALVPAGRAGQYGNVTCFQCGGPHYRSSCPQLVGVKYCNRCGETDIWKMSVTWVDGQ is encoded by the coding sequence ATGGCACCTAGATTGCCTCCCCCTCCTCAACCGAATGAACCTGATGCTTCCAACAACTCTAGATTGTTGGAGAGCGTCATTGAGAGActccaacaacaaaataccACTCTCATGGAACAAAACGCCACCCTGATGCAGCAAAACCAAGCTGTTATGCAGAGTCTGGAGGCCTCTCGTGCAAATTCTGAAACCACGCAGAGGCAGTTGATGGAGATACTTGCAGCAACCAGAGGTACGCTTGGAGCATCCTCTTCAAACGCTGCTCAACCGACTGCagagtggagtttggagagcTTCCTGCAGCATCACCCAGCTAAGTTCAGTGGGAAGTGCCTCCCTGATGAGGCTGATCAGTGGCTGGGAGACATAGAGAAGATCTTCAACGCCAAACGATGTCCAGATGCAAACAGATTGGCGTACGCTGAATATCTATTGACTGGAGAGGCgagccactggtgggcgagcgCAAGAGCTCTCCTGATGGACGCTCAGATTCCTATCACTTGGGAGGTGTTTAGGAGaaagttttatgaagaatattttccGGATAGCGTCCGGTTTGCAAAGGAGGTGGAATTTCTTCAGTTGGTCCAAGGAGGGATGTCTATTTCTGAATATACGAACAAGTTCAAACACTTGGTTCGTTTCAACACGATGGCAACAAATGAGGAGTGGCAGTGCCGTAAGTTTGAAAACGGACTGCGGAGTGACTTGAAGGTTTTGATCTCCAGCTTGTGTATACGGACGTTTCCTGCCATGGTTGAGAGGGCCAAGGTTTTAGAGAAGAACATGACAGAAGCGGAGAAGCACAAGAAGCAACAACAAGTGAGTAGAGGACCTATAGTTTCCAGGGGCAATGTTACTCCAAGAAGAGCCCCGTACGCTCGTCCAAACCAGCCATCTAATGCGAGCGGTTCTCAAGCCTTAGTTCCTGCTGGACGAGCTGGACAGTATGGGAATGTTACGTGTTtccagtgtggaggaccacactacCGTTCGTCCTGTCCTCAACTGGTGGGAGTGAAGTACTGTAATCGTTGTGGCGAAACGGACATTTGGAAAATGAGTGTAACATGGGTGGACGGGCAATGA